A single genomic interval of Armigeres subalbatus isolate Guangzhou_Male chromosome 1, GZ_Asu_2, whole genome shotgun sequence harbors:
- the LOC134222834 gene encoding uncharacterized protein LOC134222834 has product MCDIDPPPDDFYNPEYPLESDDEFGCIADPLSVSVPSTGRNLGQVSELDTVSDDHDRNTDKQPSPSPAPTIKVYQDLFCAKTYKKEDLYPTEMDLSCFPAWTLSPYWPVYLSNFRLNSLEESERHLQISTYFASKGLLCRMIFIWENFDKHYFNGYQRKSLLLDMLVYFTSKEDADRAIRCCDKTTYYGHKLNVFPGRIPIYFDPERTICFKIGTHAVHLTETIAEHRFRYRGIKGIETVVRKSETELFVEFCDQHAMNKAVMKSPRWIPMRLHGPVQKQRYLEQDCKYEMMFFIQENPSFLDMVPAENILKDMLNGKLPAVLRDWDDWTEPKPLPASVLESIENNKRKRKMHLIENASIKLEAKKNGVNVAKKPETGSFKRYKKEVIRQKKAFLGIKEEQNKSSVMEFASQRYLVLLREFIVTRSELESKKDITTLSERNKLFYDLLRTEREMYKLLKVNPALSCELLENGLIVSMVVAGENTDFPKYPTQLALSDELEPLDKLWPVFVGNFPVTDLDAKSRNMEIHDFFAIKNFSVQMIYLKEDDKFYNSYLKVIQLLDMLVYFHSEEVAQQVVKTYHGTMHRGSKLTAYNGRKHLCFLTGLTAYIKLDKDPVVAEQSIERVLVNISPESLHSLNRFPKRAYFSFRKTYQIRAAMSSGLPLIRFWKQKPKQRYIEKDVKQKLLRRLLTDADFLNNQPRANTLRSLFVAASLPTEENGEIVWAGGYQQRKVMNERIGNVLAEWEKLQ; this is encoded by the exons ATGTGCGACATCGACCCTCCTCCGGATGATTTCTACAACCCGGAATATCCACTGGAAAGTGACGATGAGTTTGGGTGCATCGCTGATCCGCTCTCCGTTTCGGTACCGTCGACCGGACGCAATTTGGGACAGGTGTCAGAGTTGGATACGGTGAGTGACGATCATGATAGAAATACTGACAAACAGCCCTCTCCAAGCCCGGCTCCAACGATCAAAGTTTATCAGGATTTATTCTGTGCGAAAACATACAAGAAAGAAGATCTCTATCCAACGGAAATGGATCTGTCCTGTTTTCCAGCTTGGACACTTTCACCTTATTGGCCCGTGTATTTGTCTAACTTTCGACTGAACAGTTTGGAGGAGTCGGAGAGACACTTGCAAATTTCCACTTATTTCGCCAGTAAAGGACTCCTGTGCCGAATGATTTTCATTTGGGAAAACTTCGACAAGCATTACTTCAATGGCTATCAAAGAAAATCTTTGCTTCTAGATATGTTGGTTTATTTTACTTCCAAAGAGGACGCAGATCGTGCAATTCGTTGTTGTGATAAGACCACTTATTACGGACACAAGCTGAATGtttttcccggaagaattccgatTTATTTCGATCCGGAACGAACCATTTGTTTTAAAATCGGAACCCATGCGGTGCATCTCACGGAAACAATTGCAGAGCACAGATTTCGGTATCGAGGTATCAAAGGTATTGAAACAGTAGTTAGAAAGTCCGAGACAGAGTTGTTCGTGGAATTTTGCGATCAGCATGCGATGAATAAGGCTGTTATGAAGAGTCCCAGATGGATTCCGATGCGTTTGCATGGTCCAGTTCAGAAGCAGCGATACCTGGAACAAGACTGCAAGTACGAGATGATGTTTTTCATTCAGGAGAACCCCTCTTTTTTAGATATGGTTCCCGCTGAAAATATTCTGAAGGATATGCTGAACGGTAAATTACCTGCGGTGCTGAGAGATTGGGACGATTGGACAGAACCGAAACCTTTGCCGGCATCGGTACTCGAATCAATTGAGAACAATAAACGGAAAAGGAAAATGCATCTAATTGAAAATGCCAGTATTAAGCTAGAGGCCAAGAAGAACGGAGTGAACGTTGCCAAAAAACCTGAAACGGGATCGTTCAAGAGGTATAAGAAAGAGGTAATCCGTCAGAAGAAGGCTTTTCTTGGCATCAAGGAAGAACAGAATAAGTCTTCCGTGATGGAGTTTGCCAGCCAAAGATATTTGGTGTTGTTAAGAGAATTTATTGTTACCAGATCGGAACTTGAGTCTAAGAAGGATATAACGACTCTGAGTGAGCGGAATAAGCTGTTTTATGATTTGCTTAGAACGGAAAGAGAAATGTATAAATTGCTGAAGGTGAACCCTGCTCTGTCATGTGAATTGCTAGAAAATGGTTTAATTGTGTCGATGGTTGTGGCG GGCGAGAATACCGACTTTCCAAAGTATCCAACACAGTTGGCACTTTCTGATGAACTGGAACCGTTGGATAAGTTATGGCCCGTTTTTGTAGGCAACTTTCCCGTAACCGATCTAGATGCCAAGTCGCGGAATATGGAAATTCATGACTTTTTCGCAATAAAGAATTTTTCGGTACAAATGATTTATCTGAAAGAAGATGACAAGTTCTACAACTCCTACTTAAAAGTCATTCAACTGTTGGACATGCTGGTATATTTTCATTCTGAGGAAGTGGCCCAACAAGTAGTCAAAACCTATCATGGGACAATGCATCGTGGTTCCAAATTGACTGCGTACAACGGACGGAAACATCTCTGCTTTCTTACTGGACTAACCGCATACATCAAGTTGGACAAAGATCCCGTCGTCGCAGAACAGTCCATTGAGCGAGTGCTGGTTAACATTTCCCCCGAGAGTTTGCACAGTTTGAATCGCTTCCCCAAGCGTGCCTATTTTAGCTTTCGTAAAACTTACCAGATAAGGGCGGCAATGAGTAGCGGATTACCACTGATACGATTTTGGAAGCAGAAACCAAAGCAGAGGTACATAGAGAAAGATGTAAAGCAGAAGCTGCTACGTAGGCTGTTAACCGATGCTGATTTCCTCAATAATCAACCGAGGGCAAACACCTTGAGATCGTTGTTTGTCGCTGCATCGTTACCGACGGAAGAAAACGGTGAAATAGTTTGGGCCGGTGGTTATCAGCAGCGAAAGGTGATGAACGAGAGGATTGGTAATGTGCTGGCTGAATGGGAAAAATTGCAGTGA